The following are encoded together in the Actinoplanes sp. N902-109 genome:
- a CDS encoding sugar ABC transporter substrate-binding protein, whose protein sequence is MSAFTRRRLLGAALASTVSLALAACGGDDDSSSGGSTAAQSVSDADVEAALQKGGNLTVWAWEPTLTKVVEEFQKKYPNVKVNLANVGTSKDQYTALQNAFQAGTGIPDVAQIEYFALPQFALQKNLKDLGTFGAASLKTQYNPGPWNSVNSGGGIYGLPMDSGPMAMFYNKDIFDKYQIAVPKTWTEFLDAARKLHQADPKVYIANDTGDAGFVTSLIWQAGGKPYSVDGTNVGINFAGDPGTQEFVKVWQALISEKLLAPITSWSDQWFQGLANGSIATLSTGAWMPANFTTSAASGSGKWRVAELPQWQAGQNVSAENGGSSLAITEKAASSTLAYGFLKYANQGDGVKIRVDNGAFPATSATLADPSWLNTEFKYFGGQKANEVFAKSAQAVATGWTYLPFQVYSNNIFNDTVGKAYVSSTTLADGLKAWQDQSAAYGKEQGFTVK, encoded by the coding sequence ATGTCCGCTTTCACTCGGCGTCGGCTGCTCGGTGCGGCTCTCGCCTCCACGGTTTCCCTCGCCCTGGCCGCCTGCGGCGGGGACGACGACTCCAGCAGCGGTGGCAGCACCGCGGCGCAGTCGGTCTCCGACGCCGACGTCGAGGCGGCCCTGCAGAAGGGCGGCAACCTCACCGTCTGGGCCTGGGAGCCGACGCTGACCAAGGTGGTCGAGGAGTTCCAGAAGAAGTACCCCAACGTCAAGGTCAACCTGGCCAACGTGGGCACCAGCAAGGATCAGTACACCGCCCTGCAGAACGCCTTCCAGGCCGGCACCGGCATCCCGGACGTCGCCCAGATCGAGTACTTCGCGCTCCCGCAGTTCGCGCTGCAGAAGAACCTGAAGGACCTGGGCACGTTCGGCGCGGCCTCGCTCAAGACGCAGTACAACCCGGGCCCGTGGAACTCGGTGAACAGCGGCGGCGGCATCTACGGCCTGCCGATGGACTCCGGCCCCATGGCGATGTTCTACAACAAGGACATCTTCGACAAGTACCAGATCGCGGTGCCCAAGACCTGGACCGAGTTCCTCGACGCGGCCCGCAAGCTGCACCAGGCCGACCCCAAGGTCTACATCGCCAACGACACCGGCGACGCCGGGTTCGTGACCAGCCTGATCTGGCAGGCCGGCGGCAAGCCGTACTCCGTCGACGGCACCAACGTCGGCATCAACTTCGCCGGTGACCCCGGCACCCAGGAGTTCGTCAAGGTCTGGCAGGCGCTGATCAGCGAGAAGCTGCTCGCCCCGATCACCTCCTGGAGCGACCAGTGGTTCCAGGGCCTGGCCAACGGCAGCATCGCCACGCTGTCCACCGGCGCGTGGATGCCCGCCAACTTCACCACCAGCGCCGCCAGCGGTTCCGGCAAGTGGCGCGTCGCCGAGCTGCCCCAGTGGCAGGCCGGGCAGAACGTGTCCGCGGAGAACGGCGGCAGCTCGCTCGCCATCACCGAGAAGGCGGCCAGCTCGACCCTCGCGTACGGCTTCCTGAAGTACGCCAACCAGGGTGACGGCGTGAAGATCCGGGTGGACAACGGGGCGTTCCCGGCGACCAGCGCCACGCTGGCCGACCCGTCCTGGCTGAACACCGAGTTCAAGTACTTCGGCGGGCAGAAGGCCAACGAGGTCTTCGCCAAGTCCGCGCAGGCCGTGGCGACCGGCTGGACCTACCTGCCGTTCCAGGTCTACTCGAACAACATCTTCAACGACACCGTCGGCAAGGCGTACGTGTCCTCGACCACGCTGGCCGACGGCCTCAAGGCATGGCAGGACCAGTCCGCCGCCTACGGCAAGGAACAGGGGTTCACGGTCAAGTGA
- a CDS encoding carbohydrate ABC transporter permease: MTTAVTTAQRTGAEAEDAPAQQSPRGRKSVTLTLLTGIVLVYSLLPLAWLVINSTKTQDGLFTSFGLWFDDGPFAFFSNIADTFTYNDGIFVRWLLNTLLYVVVGAGGATFLAVLAGYGLAKYTFVGKKAVFAIVIGAVAVPGTALAVPTFLMFAKMGLTNTPWSVIIPSLITPFGLYLMWTFAASAVPDEILEAARVDGSGEFRTFFRIVLPLLAPGIVTVLLFSMVATWNNYFLPLIMLRNPDWYPLTLGLNAWNAQAATAGGEAIFNLVITGSLLTIIPLLAAFLLLQRYWQSGLAAGSVKE, from the coding sequence ATGACCACAGCGGTCACCACCGCGCAGCGGACCGGCGCCGAGGCGGAGGACGCACCGGCACAGCAGAGCCCGCGCGGGCGCAAGAGCGTCACCCTCACCCTGCTCACCGGCATCGTGCTGGTCTACAGCCTGCTGCCGCTGGCCTGGCTGGTGATCAACTCGACCAAGACCCAGGACGGGCTGTTCACCTCGTTCGGGCTGTGGTTCGACGACGGCCCGTTCGCGTTCTTCAGCAACATCGCCGACACGTTCACCTACAACGACGGCATCTTCGTCCGCTGGCTGCTCAACACCCTGCTGTACGTGGTGGTGGGCGCGGGCGGCGCGACGTTCCTGGCCGTGCTCGCCGGGTACGGGCTGGCCAAGTACACCTTCGTCGGCAAGAAGGCCGTCTTCGCCATCGTCATCGGTGCGGTCGCCGTACCGGGGACTGCTCTGGCCGTACCGACGTTCTTGATGTTCGCCAAGATGGGCCTGACCAACACCCCGTGGTCGGTGATCATCCCGTCGCTGATCACCCCGTTCGGGCTGTACCTGATGTGGACGTTCGCGGCCTCGGCGGTGCCTGACGAGATCCTCGAGGCGGCGCGGGTCGACGGTTCCGGGGAGTTCCGCACGTTCTTCCGGATCGTGCTGCCGCTGCTGGCCCCGGGCATCGTCACCGTCCTGCTGTTCAGCATGGTCGCCACCTGGAACAACTACTTCCTGCCGCTGATCATGCTGCGCAACCCCGACTGGTATCCGCTGACCCTCGGCCTGAACGCCTGGAACGCCCAGGCCGCGACCGCCGGTGGCGAGGCCATCTTCAACCTGGTCATCACCGGGTCCCTGCTCACGATCATCCCGCTGCTGGCCGCATTCCTGCTGCTGCAGCGCTACTGGCAGTCCGGCCTCGCCGCCGGCAGCGTCAAAGAATAA
- a CDS encoding carbohydrate ABC transporter permease, translating into MADIAVRRRRSWRGWQFVGPFMAVFALVFLAPIVYSIYLSLFKNRLIGGNSFVGLDNYQQALTDPNFWSAVGRVSLFLVVQVPIMLFVALLVALAIDSGRLYGKAFFRVTIFLPYAVPAVVAALMWGFMYGSQFGLVGSINDALGWHLPDLLSPGWILASIGNINTWEFTGYNMLIFYSALRTIPGSLYESAEIDGAGEFRKITAIKLPAIRGALVVATIFSIIGSFQLFNEPSILQKLAPNAITTDFTPNLYAYNLSFAGQQYNYSATVAIVMGVITMVIAYVVQLRGTKER; encoded by the coding sequence GTGGCCGACATCGCAGTCCGGCGCCGCCGGTCGTGGAGAGGCTGGCAGTTCGTCGGCCCCTTCATGGCCGTCTTCGCGCTGGTGTTCCTGGCGCCGATCGTCTACTCGATCTATCTGAGCCTGTTCAAGAACCGGCTGATCGGCGGCAACTCGTTCGTCGGGCTGGACAACTACCAGCAGGCGCTGACCGACCCCAACTTCTGGTCCGCGGTCGGCCGGGTGTCGCTGTTCCTGGTGGTCCAGGTGCCGATCATGCTGTTCGTCGCGCTGCTGGTGGCCCTGGCCATCGACAGCGGGCGGCTGTACGGCAAGGCGTTCTTCCGGGTCACGATCTTCCTGCCGTACGCCGTGCCGGCCGTGGTCGCGGCGCTCATGTGGGGCTTCATGTACGGCTCCCAGTTCGGCCTGGTCGGCAGCATCAACGACGCGCTCGGCTGGCACCTGCCGGACCTGCTGTCGCCGGGCTGGATCCTCGCCTCGATCGGCAACATCAACACCTGGGAGTTCACCGGGTACAACATGCTGATCTTCTACTCCGCGCTGCGCACGATCCCGGGCTCGCTCTACGAGTCGGCCGAGATCGACGGCGCCGGGGAGTTCCGGAAGATCACCGCGATCAAGCTGCCGGCCATCCGCGGTGCCCTGGTGGTCGCCACGATCTTCTCCATCATCGGCAGCTTCCAGCTGTTCAACGAGCCCAGCATCCTGCAGAAGCTGGCGCCGAACGCGATCACCACCGACTTCACCCCGAACTTGTACGCCTACAACCTGTCCTTCGCCGGCCAGCAGTACAACTACTCCGCCACCGTGGCGATCGTCATGGGCGTCATCACGATGGTGATCGCCTACGTCGTCCAGCTGCGCGGCACGAAGGAGCGCTGA
- a CDS encoding LacI family DNA-binding transcriptional regulator, which produces MTPARRQPARRVSMADVARAAGVSAQTVSRVANGHPSVVESTRTEVLAAMARLGYRPNSAARALKRGEFRTLGVILFTLATTGNSRTVEAIASHAAQEGYAITLIPVAMPTQDGVLGAFTRLGELAVDGIVVIMEVHLLDAANLELPPNVPLIVVDSDAGERYPVVDTDQADGARQATRHLLDLGHRTVRHVSGPTGSFAAGRRMAAWQQTLEAAGRPVPPPQHGDWSAESGYRAGLVLAAEPDCTAVFAANDQMALGVMRALHEAGKQIPGDVSVVGFDDIPEANAFYPPLTTVHQDFAEIGRRCVDGLLHQIRHEPGHPGTDLVPTRLVIRGSTAAP; this is translated from the coding sequence ATGACCCCAGCCAGGCGCCAACCGGCACGCCGGGTCTCGATGGCGGACGTGGCGCGGGCGGCGGGCGTGTCGGCTCAGACGGTTTCCCGGGTGGCCAACGGGCACCCCAGCGTCGTCGAGTCCACCCGCACCGAGGTCCTCGCCGCGATGGCCCGGCTGGGCTACCGGCCCAACAGCGCGGCCCGGGCCCTCAAACGCGGTGAGTTCCGCACCCTCGGCGTCATCCTGTTCACGCTGGCCACCACGGGCAACAGCCGCACGGTCGAGGCGATCGCGTCGCACGCCGCCCAGGAGGGCTACGCGATCACGCTCATCCCGGTGGCGATGCCGACCCAGGACGGCGTGCTGGGGGCGTTCACCCGCCTCGGCGAACTGGCCGTCGACGGCATCGTCGTGATCATGGAAGTGCACCTGCTCGACGCGGCCAACCTGGAGCTGCCGCCGAACGTGCCGCTGATCGTCGTGGACTCGGACGCCGGCGAGCGCTACCCGGTCGTCGACACCGACCAGGCCGACGGCGCCCGGCAGGCCACCCGGCACCTGCTCGACCTGGGCCATCGCACGGTCCGGCACGTCAGCGGCCCCACCGGGTCGTTCGCCGCGGGCCGCCGGATGGCCGCCTGGCAGCAGACCCTGGAAGCGGCCGGGCGGCCGGTCCCGCCGCCGCAGCACGGCGACTGGAGCGCCGAGTCCGGTTACCGGGCGGGGCTCGTCCTGGCCGCCGAGCCGGACTGCACCGCCGTCTTCGCCGCCAACGACCAGATGGCGCTGGGCGTCATGCGGGCCCTGCACGAGGCCGGCAAGCAGATCCCCGGCGACGTCAGCGTGGTCGGCTTCGACGACATCCCCGAGGCCAACGCCTTCTACCCGCCGCTGACCACGGTGCACCAGGACTTCGCCGAGATAGGGCGCCGCTGCGTGGACGGCCTGCTGCACCAGATCCGGCACGAGCCCGGCCACCCCGGCACCGACCTGGTGCCGACCCGGCTGGTCATCCGGGGGAGCACCGCCGCGCCGTGA
- a CDS encoding transglycosylase family protein: MGKHNIRKTSTSLRALGLMVAGAAGSAVLLGSGGAAQAKSSVNWDAVAQCESGGNWAINTGNGFYGGLQFTRSTWAAYGGTKYASTANKASRSQQIRIAEKVLDGQGIGAWPVCGKKAGSSKSYSGKNTSGASSSSKKSSAKKSTHSSHSTQSSKSRTTTHKSTKRATASVSAKATGRTYLVKSGDTLAKIAAAHGVKGGWRALHELNSGRISNPNLIFPGQRIAL; the protein is encoded by the coding sequence ATGGGTAAGCACAACATCCGTAAGACGAGCACGTCCCTGCGCGCCCTCGGCCTGATGGTCGCCGGTGCGGCCGGCAGCGCGGTGCTGCTGGGCTCCGGCGGCGCGGCGCAGGCCAAGTCCAGTGTCAACTGGGACGCCGTCGCGCAGTGCGAGTCCGGCGGCAACTGGGCCATCAACACCGGCAACGGCTTCTACGGTGGCCTGCAGTTCACCCGGAGCACCTGGGCGGCCTACGGCGGCACCAAGTACGCCAGCACCGCCAACAAGGCCAGCCGTTCGCAGCAGATCCGCATCGCCGAGAAGGTCCTGGACGGCCAGGGCATCGGCGCGTGGCCGGTGTGCGGCAAGAAGGCCGGTTCGTCCAAGTCGTACTCCGGCAAGAACACCTCCGGTGCGTCCTCCTCCTCGAAGAAGTCGAGCGCCAAGAAGTCGACGCACTCCTCGCACTCGACGCAGTCGTCGAAGAGCCGCACCACCACGCACAAGAGCACCAAGCGGGCGACCGCGTCGGTCTCGGCGAAGGCGACCGGCAGGACCTACTTGGTCAAGTCCGGCGACACCCTTGCCAAGATCGCCGCCGCGCACGGTGTCAAGGGCGGCTGGCGTGCGCTCCACGAGCTCAACTCGGGCCGGATCAGCAACCCCAACCTGATCTTCCCGGGCCAGCGCATCGCGCTCTGA
- a CDS encoding DUF2064 domain-containing protein, which yields MTRYFRCAAPSVHRRSDFLMITVETPDLTPQLRRDAYDLLRTFDVVIGATTDGGWYAFGLREPAHADALDTSADSTALTLAALRLGLRVALLPTLPAVP from the coding sequence ATGACCCGGTATTTCCGGTGCGCCGCCCCGAGCGTCCACCGCCGCAGCGACTTCCTCATGATCACGGTGGAGACGCCGGACCTGACCCCGCAGCTCAGGCGGGACGCCTACGACTTGCTGCGCACGTTCGACGTGGTCATCGGCGCCACGACCGACGGCGGATGGTACGCCTTCGGATTGCGCGAACCGGCCCACGCCGACGCGCTGGACACCAGTGCCGACTCGACCGCCTTGACCTTGGCTGCGCTGCGGCTCGGGCTGCGTGTCGCGCTGCTGCCGACGCTGCCGGCCGTACCGTGA
- the menC gene encoding o-succinylbenzoate synthase has translation MRLSGVELRRVELPLVAPFRTSFGTETVRDVLLVRVVTGAAEGWGECVALADPLYSPEYVEGAADVLRRYLVPALLGAPRLTAAMVAGLLAPYKGHRMAKAALETAVLDAELRAAGRSFARELGAVRERVPCGVSVGIMDSVPELLDAVTGYLAEGYLRIKLKIEPGWDVEPVRAVRERFGDEVLLQVDANTAYTLADARQLGRLDPFGLLLIEQPLDEEDVLGHAELAARIATPVCLDESITSARTAAAAIRLGACAVINIKPGRVGGYLEARRIHDVAAAHGIPAWCGGMLETGLGRAANVALAALPGCTLPGDTSASGRYFATDLTEPFVLRDGHLAVPQGPGLGVDPLPGVLRETTKATDWISG, from the coding sequence ATGCGACTCAGCGGGGTTGAGCTGCGGCGCGTCGAGCTGCCGCTGGTCGCACCGTTCCGGACCTCGTTCGGTACGGAAACCGTCCGCGACGTGCTGCTGGTGCGGGTGGTGACCGGGGCGGCCGAGGGGTGGGGGGAGTGCGTCGCGCTGGCGGATCCGCTCTACTCCCCGGAGTACGTCGAGGGTGCCGCGGATGTGCTGCGGCGCTACCTGGTGCCAGCGCTGCTGGGGGCGCCCCGGCTGACCGCCGCCATGGTGGCCGGGCTGCTCGCGCCGTACAAGGGGCATCGGATGGCGAAGGCCGCGCTGGAGACCGCGGTGCTGGACGCGGAGCTGCGGGCCGCCGGGCGTTCGTTCGCCCGGGAGCTGGGGGCGGTCCGGGAGCGGGTGCCGTGCGGGGTGTCGGTCGGGATCATGGACAGCGTCCCGGAGCTGCTCGACGCCGTGACCGGCTACCTGGCCGAGGGGTACCTGCGGATCAAGCTCAAGATCGAGCCGGGCTGGGATGTCGAGCCGGTGCGGGCGGTGCGGGAGCGCTTCGGCGACGAGGTGCTGCTGCAGGTCGACGCGAACACCGCCTACACCTTGGCGGACGCCCGGCAGCTGGGCCGGCTCGACCCGTTCGGGCTGCTGCTGATCGAGCAGCCGCTGGACGAGGAGGACGTGCTCGGGCATGCCGAGCTGGCGGCGAGGATCGCCACCCCGGTGTGCCTGGACGAGTCGATCACGTCGGCGCGCACCGCGGCGGCGGCGATCCGGCTGGGTGCCTGCGCGGTGATCAACATCAAGCCCGGGCGGGTCGGGGGCTACCTGGAGGCGCGCCGCATCCACGACGTCGCCGCCGCGCACGGGATACCGGCGTGGTGCGGGGGGATGCTCGAGACCGGGCTGGGCCGGGCGGCGAACGTGGCCCTGGCCGCGCTGCCCGGCTGCACGCTTCCGGGGGACACGTCGGCGTCCGGGCGCTACTTCGCCACCGATCTGACCGAGCCGTTCGTGCTGCGCGACGGTCATCTGGCCGTACCGCAGGGCCCGGGCCTGGGGGTCGACCCGCTGCCCGGGGTGCTGCGCGAGACGACAAAAGCCACGGACTGGATTTCTGGCTGA
- a CDS encoding GNAT family N-acetyltransferase — MNLRTRVEVRPVTDLAGCAALDLLFGEVWQGTAMPLLGTELLRAFGKAGDYVAGAYDGDQLLGGCVAFFGPPPEAELHSHVTGVARAALGRGVGYAIKQHQLGWARAHGAAAITWTFDPLVARNAYFNLAKLGAVPVEYLTDFYGPMRDRINGDDPSDRLLVRWDVTAPEPVRADPAGAAVVLDRDRRRGAPAGETVLVAVPEDVESLRTHDPAAAREWRVAVRDVLTGLLAEGARFAGFDRTGGYVLRRRVAWAGGDATQRG, encoded by the coding sequence ATGAACCTCCGCACTCGCGTCGAGGTCCGCCCGGTCACCGACCTGGCCGGTTGCGCGGCCCTGGACCTGCTGTTCGGCGAGGTCTGGCAGGGCACCGCGATGCCGTTGCTGGGCACCGAGCTGCTGCGCGCCTTCGGCAAGGCCGGCGACTACGTGGCCGGCGCGTACGACGGTGACCAGCTGCTCGGCGGCTGCGTCGCGTTCTTCGGCCCGCCGCCCGAAGCGGAACTGCACAGCCACGTCACCGGTGTCGCCCGGGCAGCCCTCGGCCGCGGCGTCGGGTACGCGATCAAGCAGCACCAGCTCGGGTGGGCCCGGGCGCACGGCGCGGCCGCGATCACCTGGACCTTCGACCCGCTGGTGGCCCGCAACGCCTACTTCAACCTGGCCAAGCTCGGCGCGGTCCCGGTCGAGTACCTGACCGACTTCTACGGCCCGATGCGTGACCGCATCAACGGCGACGACCCCTCGGACCGCCTGCTGGTGCGCTGGGACGTGACCGCGCCGGAGCCGGTGCGCGCCGACCCCGCCGGTGCCGCGGTGGTCCTGGACCGCGACCGCCGCCGGGGCGCGCCGGCCGGGGAGACGGTGCTGGTCGCGGTGCCCGAGGACGTGGAGTCGTTGCGGACCCACGACCCGGCGGCCGCGCGGGAGTGGCGCGTCGCCGTGCGCGACGTGCTCACCGGGCTGCTCGCCGAGGGTGCCCGGTTCGCCGGCTTCGACCGGACCGGCGGCTACGTGCTGCGGCGCCGGGTGGCGTGGGCGGGCGGGGATGCGACTCAGCGGGGTTGA
- a CDS encoding serine/threonine-protein kinase — MSRPLRPGDPRALGGYQLLGRLGEGGMGAVFLGRDAAGRLAAIKVIRPEYADDDEFRGRFRSEVNRARQVPPFCTAAVLDADPEHETPYLVVEYVDGPNLSQVIDEHGPLSGGSLHSVAVGVATAIAAIHGAGVIHRDLKPGNVLFSLGTPKVIDFGIARAMELTSKHTRTDQMVGTVAYMAPERFDSDSSATGPASDVFAWGAVVTYAGTGRTPFAGDTPAVTAAKILTQPPELAGLPDPLRGIVASSLAKDPRERPTAHELLDLLLSGEPSLGHAPGQAAEVRQAAEAVRRARPRAARRGRIATLATAGVAVLAVAAGGVAYAMLNGPDTTPSGPQALITVAPPVPRKVRGLSVIDPLDRPGQWRPVTDGTEGTCTFSAAGLRMSTGDGGQFDCPGPTDTFAGDQTIAADVTLLSAGSCAQVRFRRNGTSGYLFSACPGLIEMTLENDGDETTLTSVASPVFRLGSRHRIQIDLRTQVATVSIDGRPAFQAPITDPTLVAGQVTLGVDRDLHEDAPGEVTYAKAEIRSV, encoded by the coding sequence GTGAGCCGGCCCCTGCGTCCCGGAGATCCCCGCGCGCTGGGCGGATACCAGCTGCTGGGGCGGTTGGGCGAGGGCGGCATGGGCGCGGTCTTCCTGGGCCGCGACGCCGCCGGCCGGCTGGCCGCCATCAAGGTCATCCGTCCCGAGTACGCCGACGACGACGAGTTCCGCGGCCGGTTCCGCAGCGAGGTCAACCGGGCCCGGCAGGTGCCGCCGTTCTGCACCGCCGCCGTGCTGGACGCCGACCCCGAGCACGAGACGCCGTACCTGGTGGTGGAGTACGTCGACGGGCCCAACCTGTCGCAGGTGATCGACGAGCACGGCCCGCTCAGCGGGGGCAGCCTGCACAGCGTCGCGGTCGGCGTGGCCACCGCGATCGCCGCGATCCACGGCGCCGGGGTGATCCACCGCGACCTCAAGCCCGGCAACGTGCTGTTCTCGCTGGGCACGCCCAAGGTCATCGACTTCGGCATCGCCCGCGCGATGGAGCTGACCAGCAAGCACACCCGCACGGACCAGATGGTCGGCACGGTCGCGTACATGGCGCCGGAACGCTTCGACTCGGACAGCAGCGCCACCGGGCCGGCCTCGGACGTGTTCGCCTGGGGGGCCGTGGTCACGTACGCGGGCACCGGCCGCACCCCGTTCGCCGGCGACACGCCCGCGGTGACCGCCGCCAAGATCCTCACCCAGCCGCCGGAGCTGGCCGGGCTGCCCGACCCGTTGCGGGGCATCGTCGCCAGCAGCCTGGCCAAGGACCCGCGCGAGCGGCCGACCGCGCACGAGCTGCTCGACCTGCTGCTGTCCGGCGAGCCCTCGCTGGGCCATGCGCCGGGGCAGGCGGCCGAGGTCCGGCAGGCGGCCGAGGCCGTGCGCCGCGCCCGGCCGCGGGCCGCCCGGCGGGGCCGGATCGCCACCCTGGCCACGGCCGGCGTGGCGGTGCTGGCGGTGGCGGCCGGCGGGGTCGCGTACGCGATGCTGAACGGGCCCGACACCACCCCGTCAGGCCCCCAGGCATTGATCACCGTGGCGCCGCCGGTGCCCCGCAAGGTCCGCGGCCTGTCGGTGATCGACCCGCTGGACCGGCCCGGGCAGTGGCGGCCGGTCACCGACGGCACCGAGGGCACCTGCACGTTCAGCGCGGCCGGCCTGCGGATGAGCACCGGCGACGGCGGTCAGTTCGACTGTCCGGGCCCGACCGACACGTTCGCCGGTGACCAGACCATCGCCGCCGATGTGACGCTGCTCAGCGCGGGCAGCTGCGCGCAGGTCCGGTTCCGGCGCAACGGCACCAGCGGCTACCTGTTCTCGGCGTGCCCCGGGCTGATCGAGATGACGCTGGAGAACGACGGCGACGAGACCACGCTGACCTCGGTGGCCTCCCCGGTGTTCCGCCTGGGCAGCCGGCACCGCATCCAGATCGACCTGCGCACCCAGGTGGCCACGGTGTCGATCGACGGCAGGCCGGCCTTCCAGGCGCCGATCACCGACCCCACGCTGGTCGCCGGTCAGGTCACGCTCGGTGTCGACCGCGACCTCCACGAGGACGCCCCGGGCGAGGTCACGTATGCCAAGGCGGAGATCCGCTCGGTCTGA
- a CDS encoding RICIN domain-containing protein, with translation MLTQSGEDEMADIKDDGTTDPVLVRPYITTEPGTAAPSASTQTWPRTAMLPLDEPIEVPGAPGPADPGGPSRSAALAKQRLLVLSGVAVLALGAGGIVLLTAGGDEPSSSAAPTSDFSYAPTSAAAVPGTPGPGKASIGASARSSRSARSSASGRAASPGLKPTGALGVPQQQQPPPQGGAAPTTAPAGSATATLAPPPGTAITGPVTSAAGRCLALGSLLGLDGSPIQASGCSGVSYQNFTLATDGTLRVAGHCTEATDNGTVRSVGCDDRAGAQWRRGPGGSLVNSAAGLCLTDPGSSGATARVSACTGAADQSWQLSS, from the coding sequence GTGCTGACCCAATCAGGCGAGGACGAGATGGCGGACATCAAGGACGACGGTACGACGGATCCGGTGCTGGTCCGCCCGTACATCACCACCGAACCGGGCACCGCGGCACCATCGGCGTCCACCCAGACGTGGCCGCGCACCGCGATGCTGCCGCTCGACGAGCCCATCGAGGTTCCCGGCGCGCCCGGGCCGGCCGATCCCGGCGGGCCCAGCCGCTCGGCCGCCCTGGCCAAACAGCGGCTGCTGGTGCTGTCCGGGGTCGCGGTGCTCGCCCTCGGCGCGGGCGGCATCGTGCTGCTCACCGCCGGCGGTGACGAGCCGTCGTCCTCGGCCGCCCCGACGAGCGACTTCTCGTACGCACCGACCAGCGCGGCGGCCGTGCCCGGCACGCCGGGCCCCGGCAAGGCGTCGATCGGCGCGTCGGCGCGGTCCAGCCGCTCGGCCCGCTCATCCGCTTCCGGCCGCGCCGCCTCCCCAGGACTGAAGCCGACCGGCGCCCTCGGCGTGCCGCAACAGCAGCAGCCGCCGCCACAGGGTGGCGCCGCACCGACGACTGCGCCCGCCGGCTCCGCCACGGCGACGCTGGCCCCGCCGCCCGGCACCGCGATCACCGGGCCGGTCACCTCGGCGGCGGGCCGTTGCCTGGCGCTGGGCAGCCTGCTGGGTCTCGACGGCTCACCGATCCAGGCGTCCGGCTGCAGCGGCGTCAGCTACCAGAACTTCACCCTGGCCACCGATGGCACGCTGCGGGTCGCCGGGCACTGCACCGAGGCCACCGACAACGGCACGGTGCGTTCGGTGGGCTGTGACGACCGCGCCGGCGCCCAGTGGCGGCGCGGGCCCGGCGGCAGCCTGGTCAACTCGGCGGCCGGGTTGTGCCTGACCGATCCGGGTTCCAGCGGCGCCACCGCACGGGTCTCCGCCTGCACCGGGGCCGCCGACCAGAGCTGGCAGCTGTCGTCGTAG
- a CDS encoding maleylpyruvate isomerase N-terminal domain-containing protein produces MSGSVLRDPVLAQFSLLAERVAALAPVDYELPTRLPPWTVRELVAHVTRNLTALLRALDRPEPAGRSVELRDYYDKSAEVAGAVRERALADARAEVSWAGELRAAVDAARAALAGEPDERLVAVRLGSVSLGDFLITRCVEGVVHGLDLAAAVRAAPHSWVDPAAALVCAGHLAGRGARDGTPAEVTERAVHVGGVTLPVLDYIGWAAGRLPAPDPALAGIAPLIH; encoded by the coding sequence ATGAGTGGTTCCGTGCTGCGTGACCCGGTGCTGGCCCAGTTCTCGCTGCTCGCCGAACGGGTGGCTGCCCTGGCACCCGTCGACTACGAGCTGCCCACCCGGTTGCCACCGTGGACGGTGCGCGAGCTGGTCGCCCACGTCACGCGCAACCTCACCGCGTTGCTGCGGGCGCTGGACCGGCCCGAGCCGGCCGGGCGCTCGGTCGAGCTGCGCGACTACTACGACAAGTCGGCCGAGGTGGCCGGGGCGGTGCGCGAGCGGGCGCTGGCCGATGCCCGCGCCGAGGTGTCCTGGGCCGGCGAGCTGCGCGCGGCCGTCGACGCGGCCCGGGCGGCGCTGGCCGGCGAGCCGGACGAGCGGCTGGTGGCGGTCCGGCTGGGCAGCGTCAGCCTCGGCGACTTCTTGATCACCCGGTGCGTGGAGGGTGTCGTGCACGGGCTCGACCTGGCCGCCGCGGTGCGGGCCGCGCCGCACTCCTGGGTGGACCCGGCGGCAGCACTGGTCTGCGCCGGGCATCTCGCCGGGCGCGGCGCCCGGGACGGCACGCCCGCCGAGGTCACCGAGCGGGCGGTGCACGTCGGCGGGGTCACCCTGCCGGTGCTCGACTACATCGGGTGGGCCGCCGGGCGACTGCCGGCCCCGGACCCGGCGCTGGCCGGGATCGCACCGCTGATCCACTGA